Proteins co-encoded in one uncultured Draconibacterium sp. genomic window:
- a CDS encoding DUF1593 domain-containing protein, producing MKRKLNLNMVYLLILLLFVSSTVPLYAQDTEKNRLIVLTDFDYTEPDDAQSFIRLLLYSNQIDIQGIIATTNNEQRDEIYPDYIRKIVREYNKVQPNLSKHESGFPNAADLLNVVKKGLPQYGMEGVGEGKDSEGSDWIIVKLEEQDERPLWINVWGGSTVLAQALWKIKETKSAKEAERLIGKLRVYAISDQDDSGAWIRKNFPDLFYIVSPGPYEDGSWGGIMSVIPRLNNDVISNFWFAENVQQGHGALGTIYPNVVFGVEGDTPSFLYLVNNGLNSPEHPNWGSWGGRYELYTPDNDTTVEWRIPIVPETRPIWTNAEDS from the coding sequence ATGAAAAGGAAATTGAACTTAAACATGGTTTATTTACTGATACTTCTTCTGTTTGTTAGTAGTACAGTTCCATTATATGCTCAGGATACAGAAAAAAATCGCTTGATTGTTTTGACGGATTTTGATTATACAGAGCCGGATGATGCCCAATCTTTTATCAGACTATTGCTTTACTCAAACCAGATTGATATTCAGGGAATAATTGCAACGACTAATAATGAGCAACGGGATGAAATATACCCCGATTACATTCGGAAAATAGTTAGGGAATACAATAAAGTACAGCCAAATTTGTCAAAACATGAAAGTGGATTTCCAAATGCCGCTGATTTGCTAAACGTTGTAAAAAAAGGATTACCACAATATGGAATGGAAGGAGTTGGAGAAGGTAAAGACTCCGAGGGTTCCGATTGGATTATTGTGAAACTGGAAGAACAGGATGAGAGGCCTTTGTGGATCAATGTGTGGGGAGGTTCCACCGTTTTAGCTCAGGCTTTATGGAAAATCAAAGAAACCAAAAGTGCGAAGGAAGCAGAAAGGTTAATTGGCAAATTGCGCGTTTATGCCATATCCGATCAGGATGATTCGGGGGCCTGGATCCGTAAAAATTTCCCTGATCTATTTTATATTGTCAGTCCAGGTCCTTATGAAGATGGTTCATGGGGTGGTATTATGAGTGTTATACCAAGATTAAACAACGATGTAATTTCTAATTTCTGGTTTGCCGAAAATGTTCAGCAAGGTCACGGGGCTTTAGGAACAATTTATCCGAATGTGGTTTTTGGCGTTGAAGGCGATACGCCGTCCTTTCTGTATTTGGTTAACAACGGATTAAATTCTCCCGAACATCCCAATTGGGGAAGTTGGGGAGGACGTTATGAATTATACACTCCTGATAACGATACAACTGTTGAATGGAGAATTCCAATTGTCCCGGAAACCAGGCCTATCTGGACAAATGCAGAAGATTC
- a CDS encoding DUF1593 domain-containing protein has translation MKRCKYIIFLFAIFLSPNLLKASEPKKPRVIVMTDGEIDDRSSMVRFLFYTNELDVEAIIQTNSVHQHFGRSADKWLEIQLDAYEQVYPNLKVHDPEYPTADFLRSIAYVGDEDTTHLVVHNDSYKRVPGMEPEIDPANWADTPGSERIVEVLLKDDSRPVYFTTWGGSNTLARALYKLQTDYPEQYDEAVSKVILYSIWYQDGAGSYIEKYHPKATILLSHYFYKTWAYGSQTFTFPFIQQVQNNYGPLGALYPQPYVSEGDSPSFLYVLQNGLRSHENPTYGGWGGRFYKVEGYENLYRDAGEGDYWRWVEYANRDFQARLSWSITEKYEDANHYPTIKMIGSRDQTSRSGETVTIETEISDSDSIQLSELVRFYPFLTDTEEEQSDEELAESVSGWLPVDIVWQQFNEAGTYNGIVQFDIFDKEKIQFTAPDVCKPETIHIILQVTDRGKPRLTAFKRMIITVLPK, from the coding sequence ATGAAACGATGTAAATACATAATATTTCTATTTGCAATCTTTTTATCTCCAAACCTATTAAAAGCAAGTGAACCCAAAAAACCACGTGTAATTGTTATGACCGATGGCGAAATAGACGACCGCAGTTCTATGGTACGTTTTTTATTTTATACCAACGAACTGGATGTTGAGGCCATTATTCAAACCAACTCTGTACACCAGCATTTTGGTAGGAGTGCAGACAAATGGCTCGAAATACAGTTGGATGCTTACGAGCAGGTGTATCCCAATTTAAAAGTTCACGACCCGGAATATCCTACTGCTGATTTTTTAAGAAGTATTGCTTATGTTGGCGATGAAGATACAACGCACCTCGTAGTGCATAACGATTCGTACAAACGAGTACCCGGAATGGAACCTGAAATCGATCCTGCCAATTGGGCAGACACTCCCGGATCAGAAAGAATTGTAGAAGTCCTTCTGAAAGATGATTCGCGCCCCGTTTATTTTACAACCTGGGGCGGTTCAAATACATTAGCGCGGGCGTTATATAAATTACAAACCGATTATCCCGAACAATACGATGAAGCGGTTTCGAAAGTAATTCTTTACAGTATCTGGTACCAGGATGGTGCGGGAAGTTACATCGAGAAGTATCATCCCAAAGCAACCATCCTTTTGTCGCATTATTTTTATAAAACCTGGGCTTATGGAAGTCAAACTTTTACTTTCCCATTTATTCAACAGGTTCAGAATAATTACGGGCCACTCGGTGCGCTTTACCCGCAGCCCTATGTAAGCGAGGGCGATTCGCCATCGTTTTTGTACGTGCTGCAAAATGGATTGCGAAGTCACGAGAATCCCACTTACGGAGGTTGGGGAGGCCGTTTTTACAAAGTAGAAGGGTACGAAAACCTTTACCGCGATGCCGGTGAAGGCGATTATTGGCGATGGGTTGAGTATGCCAATCGCGATTTCCAGGCGAGGTTATCGTGGAGTATTACCGAAAAATACGAGGATGCAAACCATTATCCAACAATTAAGATGATTGGAAGCCGCGATCAAACGAGTCGCTCGGGCGAAACGGTTACCATCGAAACTGAAATTAGCGATAGTGATTCAATTCAACTGTCGGAACTGGTGCGCTTTTACCCCTTTCTTACCGATACAGAGGAGGAACAGAGCGATGAGGAACTGGCAGAAAGTGTATCGGGCTGGTTGCCGGTTGATATTGTGTGGCAGCAATTCAACGAAGCCGGAACCTACAACGGCATAGTGCAGTTTGATATTTTTGATAAAGAGAAAATTCAATTTACTGCACCTGATGTATGCAAACCCGAAACCATTCACATTATTCTTCAGGTAACCGACCGTGGAAAACCGCGCCTTACTGCCTTTAAGCGAATGATTATAACAGTATTACCAAAATAA
- a CDS encoding RagB/SusD family nutrient uptake outer membrane protein gives MKNYIKLILIFLLAGFVSCNEEALDIPLRGVQEVDRTYQNADDETVLSFIAAIHYKIHGDSFSDGNLGTTVSALSLRRHLGMMGGEFAEYFQYLGTSETSVYTLTWSYYYTIIYWCNMIIEQFPYNNVASEEVITRAIAEARAIRSIMMMNLVQLYGNPPLADHIMTGEEGNTPAEESWAFIESELLEVAEKLPSKNGIDGQSAIGSRLSKEAVYAYLGKAYLWQEKFSDAAQTLHNKVIATGLYGLVEDFSELNRYTSDFSPEYLWEYDITDASGYELSQAGLFDAVNYNWAPNALFIPDGLYNEGGFGQVAYPSDAFGVFMDEHETSGATKSARYRASIASYDEVLDESLFSYSDGEKGMKSVGAPDCEGYFRLKLSPRMENVMGPEGWSFDYLHNNICYMRYAEVLLNYAEAVAMGGSEGALSGLEALNMVRSRAGLPVAPSLDMNNEEYGVKAERRAELFYESSRFIDLVRWGDAPNVLADCGKYTPEFYGYINGNNTAPQDKDQWRTIKTATIGEGFKSNKHELFPIPAVDLNNNTNLVQNPGW, from the coding sequence ATGAAGAATTATATAAAACTAATACTGATTTTCTTGTTAGCAGGTTTTGTTTCCTGCAACGAAGAAGCGTTGGATATTCCGCTGCGAGGTGTGCAGGAAGTAGACCGGACCTATCAAAATGCAGATGACGAAACTGTACTATCTTTTATTGCTGCAATTCACTATAAAATTCATGGCGACTCTTTCTCTGATGGGAATCTGGGTACAACTGTATCGGCTTTGAGTTTAAGACGCCATTTGGGAATGATGGGTGGAGAGTTTGCCGAATATTTTCAATATTTGGGAACCTCTGAAACATCCGTTTATACTTTAACATGGTCGTATTACTATACCATAATTTATTGGTGTAATATGATAATTGAGCAATTCCCCTATAATAATGTTGCTTCAGAGGAAGTAATAACTCGGGCTATTGCTGAAGCAAGGGCAATCCGTTCAATAATGATGATGAATTTGGTACAGCTTTATGGTAATCCGCCCTTAGCCGACCATATTATGACAGGAGAAGAAGGCAATACACCTGCCGAAGAATCGTGGGCATTTATTGAAAGTGAACTATTGGAGGTAGCAGAAAAACTACCATCAAAGAATGGTATTGACGGACAGAGTGCAATAGGCAGTCGCTTAAGCAAAGAAGCTGTTTACGCCTATTTGGGTAAAGCTTACCTGTGGCAGGAGAAATTTTCCGATGCAGCTCAAACACTCCATAATAAAGTTATTGCAACCGGGTTATATGGTTTGGTTGAGGATTTTTCGGAACTCAACCGCTATACATCCGACTTTAGCCCCGAATATTTATGGGAGTATGATATTACCGATGCTTCAGGATATGAATTATCGCAGGCTGGTTTGTTTGATGCAGTAAATTATAATTGGGCTCCGAATGCATTGTTTATACCTGATGGCCTATATAATGAAGGAGGTTTTGGTCAGGTTGCTTATCCATCCGATGCTTTTGGTGTATTTATGGATGAGCATGAAACCTCTGGGGCAACAAAATCAGCACGTTATCGTGCGTCAATAGCCAGTTATGATGAAGTATTGGACGAGTCTCTATTTTCATATTCTGATGGAGAGAAAGGGATGAAATCAGTAGGAGCACCAGACTGTGAAGGATATTTCAGGCTTAAACTTTCTCCACGAATGGAGAACGTTATGGGGCCTGAAGGCTGGAGTTTTGATTATCTGCACAACAATATTTGTTACATGCGTTATGCCGAAGTGCTGCTAAATTATGCCGAAGCTGTTGCTATGGGGGGAAGTGAAGGAGCTTTAAGTGGATTGGAAGCTTTGAATATGGTACGAAGCAGAGCCGGACTCCCTGTTGCACCGTCACTTGATATGAACAACGAGGAATACGGTGTTAAGGCTGAAAGAAGAGCTGAGTTATTTTATGAGAGCAGTCGATTTATTGACCTGGTACGTTGGGGGGATGCACCGAATGTTTTGGCTGACTGTGGTAAATACACTCCGGAATTTTATGGTTATATAAATGGTAATAACACTGCTCCTCAGGACAAGGATCAATGGAGAACTATCAAAACAGCAACCATTGGTGAAGGATTTAAATCCAACAAACACGAGTTGTTCCCGATACCGGCGGTTGATTTAAACAACAATACAAACCTGGTTCAAAATCCGGGGTGGTAA
- a CDS encoding TonB-dependent receptor yields MKLLTILLLSVVAVSAANNTYSQQTKFNLKLAEVSVQTVFDEIEKNSEFILLYDENDVDVNRKVNVTVENETVESILNQVFNGTKNVYKIYDRQIVILEDENVKLSIKKDSTPESEQQKKTITGKVSDKNGEPLPGVTVIVKGTTIGITTDFDGNYTLEVPADAQVLSFSFVGMTTQEIEIGGQTQISIVLEEENVGLDEVVVVGYGTQKKSNITGAIASVKSEDFANRSTTNAASAIQGKVAGVQIVNNSGSPGASSTVRIRGYSSNGTSDPLYIVDGLKVPNIDYLDSDNIESMEILKDAASAAIYGAEAGNGVVLITTKTGKKGRGEISFDSQYSISSLAKKQDVLNADDFITYMLEVSPTNAERLDMYYYNDPSAYVNNKLADTDWQDEVYESGLRQQYNVSFQGGNDNGSLYVSLGYLDHDGIVIGNNDEYSRITGQFNGNYHVKEWLEVGATNSIETSKKRSIGENAVLWGTPISMVNLVDPLTPVEYAKGVTGASLQVQDAVAAGYYPIINSETGNYYGVSSFNTSNPNPIAALQLDNSQTDAFRINGTLFGNLKPFKNFVFTSRLGYRFGNSEYNRYIPENWTAPTSNAINPRLEVSQTTNRYYQWENFVNYSFDIQESTISLLGGMSYIENKTSFMSSVTDGLESTAENYRYLDYSTTTANDRILGRQSESVQIAYFGRLTWDYANKYNVQVNFRADSYDAAYLDLDHNWGYFPSVSAGWTVTNENFMNDINRDFLSSLKLRASYGKNGSISNLGGYMYAATLNSSPTLYAGQFVVENYKTWMNDQLYTGLRPSSYLANPNLRWEESKQLNLGLDVRFFSDRLSLTADYFTKNTDGLLIQSSALLTTGTSFVFQNVGVVNNQGFELDMEWKDVIKNDFKYSVKANIATVKNNVDEYKGEGVRIAGSSLAHSDIAISYFEEGYPLWYLRGYKIAGINQEDGSPIYEDITDDGVITDADRTNIGNGIPDFTYGATISMSYKNFDFLLYGTGAYGQELMYGTSRVLQEISNRPQFLFDNRWTPENTIAKQPAPYYHTDQRFLNSDAFVFDGSYFKIKQIQLGYNVPASLLNKIQISALRAYVSLDDFFTFTKYPGNDPEVRPLTASALAIDLGGYPIAKTVMFGVNVTF; encoded by the coding sequence ATGAAACTACTAACTATTTTGTTGCTTTCGGTTGTGGCAGTTTCGGCTGCTAATAACACCTATTCGCAACAAACCAAATTTAATCTTAAACTTGCTGAAGTCAGTGTTCAAACGGTTTTTGATGAGATTGAAAAGAACAGTGAATTTATTTTACTGTACGACGAGAACGATGTTGATGTTAACAGAAAAGTTAATGTTACAGTAGAAAATGAAACGGTTGAAAGTATCCTGAATCAAGTTTTTAATGGAACTAAAAACGTATACAAAATCTACGACCGTCAGATTGTAATCTTGGAAGATGAGAATGTAAAGCTTTCGATAAAAAAAGATTCAACACCCGAATCGGAACAACAAAAGAAAACTATTACCGGAAAAGTAAGCGACAAAAACGGAGAACCACTTCCCGGAGTTACTGTAATTGTTAAAGGAACAACTATTGGGATCACTACCGATTTTGATGGGAATTACACTCTTGAAGTGCCGGCTGATGCTCAGGTTTTATCTTTTTCATTTGTTGGAATGACTACCCAGGAAATAGAAATTGGTGGACAAACACAGATAAGTATTGTGCTTGAAGAAGAAAACGTAGGTTTGGATGAAGTAGTAGTTGTGGGTTACGGTACACAAAAGAAAAGTAATATTACCGGAGCCATTGCAAGTGTAAAATCAGAAGATTTTGCAAACCGATCAACTACAAATGCAGCATCAGCCATTCAGGGAAAAGTTGCAGGCGTTCAAATTGTAAATAACTCAGGTTCGCCAGGTGCTTCTTCAACTGTCCGAATTCGTGGATATTCATCAAACGGAACTTCCGATCCGCTTTACATTGTTGATGGATTAAAAGTGCCAAATATCGACTACTTAGATTCTGACAATATCGAAAGTATGGAAATACTGAAGGATGCAGCATCGGCCGCTATTTATGGTGCTGAGGCTGGTAACGGAGTTGTACTTATTACTACAAAAACTGGTAAAAAGGGGAGAGGTGAAATAAGTTTCGATTCACAATATTCCATTTCAAGTTTGGCAAAAAAACAGGATGTTTTAAATGCCGATGATTTTATAACCTACATGTTGGAAGTAAGCCCGACAAATGCTGAAAGATTGGATATGTATTATTACAACGATCCAAGTGCTTATGTGAACAACAAATTGGCCGACACCGATTGGCAGGATGAAGTTTACGAGAGTGGTTTGCGTCAGCAATACAATGTAAGTTTTCAGGGCGGTAATGATAATGGTTCTTTATATGTGTCATTAGGTTACCTTGATCACGATGGTATTGTAATCGGTAATAACGATGAGTACAGTCGGATTACCGGCCAGTTTAACGGAAATTATCACGTTAAGGAATGGCTGGAAGTTGGTGCAACCAATTCAATCGAAACATCAAAAAAGAGAAGTATTGGAGAAAATGCCGTGTTATGGGGAACACCTATAAGTATGGTTAATTTGGTGGATCCGTTAACGCCGGTTGAGTATGCAAAAGGAGTAACAGGTGCATCTCTTCAGGTTCAGGATGCTGTTGCAGCAGGTTATTATCCAATAATTAATTCGGAAACCGGTAACTACTATGGCGTGTCATCTTTCAATACTTCTAATCCTAATCCAATTGCAGCACTACAATTAGATAACTCTCAAACCGATGCGTTTCGAATTAACGGAACCCTGTTTGGTAATTTAAAACCATTCAAAAATTTTGTATTTACTTCGCGTTTAGGATATCGTTTCGGAAATTCGGAGTATAACCGTTATATACCTGAAAACTGGACAGCGCCTACATCGAATGCTATTAACCCGCGTTTAGAAGTTAGCCAGACAACAAACCGTTATTACCAGTGGGAAAATTTTGTCAATTATAGTTTCGATATTCAGGAGAGCACAATTTCACTTTTAGGAGGTATGTCATATATCGAAAACAAAACCAGCTTCATGTCATCGGTTACCGATGGATTGGAAAGTACGGCAGAAAACTATCGTTATCTTGATTATTCAACTACAACTGCTAATGACAGGATATTGGGTAGACAGTCAGAAAGTGTTCAAATCGCGTATTTTGGAAGGTTAACATGGGATTACGCGAATAAGTATAATGTTCAGGTTAATTTCAGGGCCGATTCATACGATGCTGCTTACCTGGATTTGGACCACAACTGGGGTTATTTTCCTTCTGTATCTGCAGGATGGACAGTTACCAATGAAAACTTTATGAATGATATAAACCGCGATTTTCTGTCTTCACTGAAATTACGCGCTTCATATGGTAAAAACGGTAGTATTAGTAACCTGGGAGGTTATATGTATGCTGCCACGCTTAATTCAAGTCCAACACTATATGCAGGTCAATTTGTAGTTGAAAATTATAAAACCTGGATGAATGATCAATTGTACACCGGTTTGCGTCCAAGTTCTTATCTGGCAAATCCAAATTTGCGTTGGGAAGAATCCAAGCAATTAAACCTGGGTTTGGATGTGCGTTTCTTTAGTGATAGGTTGAGTCTGACAGCCGATTACTTTACTAAAAACACGGATGGTTTGTTGATACAGTCTTCAGCGCTTTTAACAACAGGTACCAGTTTTGTATTCCAAAATGTAGGGGTTGTTAATAACCAGGGATTTGAACTGGATATGGAGTGGAAAGACGTGATTAAAAATGATTTTAAATACAGTGTTAAGGCCAATATTGCAACAGTAAAAAATAACGTTGATGAATATAAAGGAGAAGGCGTAAGAATTGCCGGTAGCTCATTGGCACATAGCGATATTGCTATTTCTTACTTTGAGGAGGGGTATCCGTTGTGGTATTTGCGCGGTTACAAAATTGCCGGAATTAACCAGGAAGATGGTAGCCCTATCTATGAAGATATTACTGATGATGGTGTAATTACTGATGCTGACCGTACAAACATTGGGAATGGTATCCCTGATTTTACCTATGGTGCAACGATTTCCATGTCGTACAAAAATTTCGATTTCTTATTATATGGAACCGGTGCTTACGGACAGGAATTAATGTATGGAACATCAAGAGTTCTTCAGGAAATTTCAAACCGTCCGCAGTTTTTATTCGACAACCGCTGGACACCTGAAAACACCATTGCCAAACAGCCTGCACCTTATTACCACACCGATCAGCGATTTTTAAATTCCGATGCATTTGTATTTGATGGTTCTTATTTCAAGATTAAACAAATACAGTTGGGATATAATGTTCCCGCGTCTTTGTTAAATAAGATTCAAATCTCAGCATTAAGAGCTTATGTGTCATTGGATGACTTCTTCACTTTTACGAAATACCCCGGTAATGATCCGGAGGTACGTCCGTTAACTGCAAGTGCACTTGCTATTGATTTGGGAGGCTATCCAATTGCAAAAACAGTGATGTTTGGTGTTAATGTAACTTTCTAA
- a CDS encoding FecR domain-containing protein, producing the protein MDSKYLNYTLEELLEDKQFVAWVLKGHKNKEWSSFINNHSEIQGRANRAREILHLLKDTYDILDEEDVLQMWQNIDQFNKLHKNKSRTIKIRKTFAAAASVLIIVSIGILGYSYLNNRNTEYQFTSSNIDDNQEDARLVLSDGEQIALKKEKSTIALNNDKELIIDNENTIDLSDKATSNTSKVQMNEVIVPFGRRSELMLADGTQVWLNAGSRLAFPTKFTNETREVYLQGEACFKVTKNEHQPFIVNANELGVKVLGTHFNVAAYPDDETIETVLVEGSVALTKKKSFGLVSKSIVLQPNQKATFDKDEKEIIVRDEPDADVYLAWTEGWFEFKKQSLEKVFTKLERYYDIHISVPEEFPSEEIITGKLDLKDSLAVVMEALSDVAKLDYTIVNNQVTIERKR; encoded by the coding sequence ATGGACAGTAAATATTTAAATTATACGCTGGAAGAACTGCTTGAAGACAAACAATTTGTTGCCTGGGTATTGAAAGGGCATAAAAACAAAGAGTGGAGTTCTTTCATAAATAATCATTCTGAAATACAGGGCCGAGCGAATAGAGCCCGGGAAATTCTTCATCTTCTAAAAGATACGTATGATATTCTGGACGAAGAGGATGTGTTACAGATGTGGCAAAACATTGACCAATTCAATAAATTACATAAAAATAAGTCACGTACAATTAAGATTCGCAAGACATTTGCTGCTGCTGCGTCAGTACTTATAATTGTCTCGATAGGTATTCTGGGATATTCGTATTTAAATAATAGAAATACCGAATATCAATTTACCTCTTCAAATATTGACGATAATCAGGAAGATGCACGTTTGGTTTTGTCCGATGGCGAACAAATTGCGCTGAAAAAGGAGAAATCAACCATTGCTTTAAATAATGATAAAGAACTCATTATTGATAATGAAAATACAATCGACTTATCTGACAAGGCTACATCCAATACAAGCAAAGTTCAAATGAACGAAGTAATTGTTCCATTTGGAAGACGCTCGGAATTAATGCTTGCCGATGGAACACAAGTATGGTTAAATGCAGGCAGCCGGCTGGCTTTCCCTACAAAGTTTACAAACGAAACACGCGAAGTCTACCTACAGGGAGAAGCCTGTTTTAAGGTTACAAAAAACGAACACCAACCTTTTATTGTTAATGCCAACGAGCTTGGTGTAAAAGTATTGGGTACACATTTTAATGTTGCTGCATATCCTGATGATGAAACTATTGAAACGGTTTTGGTGGAAGGAAGTGTGGCATTAACCAAAAAGAAATCATTCGGATTAGTTTCAAAAAGTATTGTGCTACAACCTAACCAGAAAGCAACATTCGACAAGGATGAAAAGGAAATTATTGTACGCGATGAACCCGATGCCGATGTTTACCTGGCCTGGACCGAGGGCTGGTTTGAGTTTAAAAAACAAAGTCTGGAAAAGGTTTTTACGAAATTGGAAAGGTACTATGATATCCATATTAGTGTGCCGGAAGAATTTCCTTCTGAAGAAATAATTACAGGAAAACTTGACTTAAAAGACTCATTGGCTGTAGTAATGGAAGCTTTGTCAGATGTTGCCAAATTGGATTACACCATTGTAAATAATCAGGTGACTATTGAAAGGAAAAGATGA
- a CDS encoding sigma-70 family RNA polymerase sigma factor, whose amino-acid sequence MSNKTDKKIWDDFRNGDDYALSHIYYQYIQDLFRYGKKFFDDDELIKDMIQALFFDLIRTRKSLGSTDNIRFYLISSFRNKLALVAKKGKFFERPTEANMMKADIVYSIEKEMIEEEQLSENRRLVQDALKELSPKQREILYYKYTCDFSYEQICEVMSLRYDSARKQVFRALRSLRKALGDNGSVLLLFAFSSQKNIFSKNN is encoded by the coding sequence GTGAGTAATAAAACCGATAAAAAAATATGGGACGACTTCCGGAATGGAGACGATTACGCACTCTCTCACATCTACTATCAGTATATACAGGATTTATTTCGATATGGTAAAAAATTTTTTGACGACGATGAGTTGATCAAAGATATGATTCAAGCTTTATTTTTTGATTTAATAAGAACGAGAAAAAGCCTTGGATCAACTGATAATATACGCTTTTACCTGATTTCTTCTTTTCGAAATAAATTAGCTTTGGTTGCTAAAAAAGGCAAATTTTTTGAACGTCCAACCGAAGCAAATATGATGAAAGCAGATATCGTTTATTCCATAGAAAAGGAAATGATAGAAGAAGAGCAGCTTTCAGAAAATAGACGCCTGGTGCAGGACGCTTTAAAAGAATTGTCTCCAAAGCAACGAGAGATCCTTTACTACAAATATACCTGCGACTTTTCGTACGAACAGATTTGTGAAGTTATGTCCTTGAGATATGATTCTGCAAGGAAGCAGGTTTTCCGTGCATTACGGTCGTTGCGAAAAGCACTCGGAGACAATGGTAGTGTTCTGTTATTGTTTGCTTTTTCTTCTCAAAAAAATATTTTTTCAAAAAATAATTGA
- the istB gene encoding IS21-like element helper ATPase IstB codes for MNETTLTKMKQIKLYGMHGAFRTAIETGKTNDYTLDQFVSMLVDAEWDDRQNRKIERGIKNARFHYKASIENIIYDEMRNIDRNSILRLAECDYIEKCENILITGSTGVGKSYLATALGYQACIEGYRVMYFNANKMFAKLKMAKADGSYLKELAKIERQHLVIIDDFGLQPLDNPNRLALLEIIEDRQNIGSLIVTSQIPIAGWYSVIGEKTIADAILDRLIHQSNRIELRGESMRRKRKKEE; via the coding sequence ATGAATGAAACTACTTTAACGAAAATGAAGCAGATAAAGCTCTATGGAATGCATGGAGCTTTTCGTACTGCTATTGAAACAGGCAAAACAAACGATTACACTTTAGATCAGTTTGTATCGATGCTGGTTGATGCCGAATGGGACGACCGACAGAACCGCAAGATTGAAAGGGGGATTAAAAACGCCCGGTTCCATTACAAAGCATCAATCGAAAACATTATTTACGATGAAATGAGGAACATTGACCGGAACAGTATTCTACGGCTGGCAGAATGCGATTATATCGAAAAATGTGAAAATATACTGATTACAGGAAGCACCGGTGTAGGGAAAAGCTACCTGGCAACAGCTTTGGGCTACCAGGCTTGTATCGAGGGGTACAGGGTGATGTATTTTAATGCCAATAAAATGTTTGCGAAACTAAAAATGGCGAAAGCCGATGGTTCTTACCTGAAAGAACTGGCTAAAATAGAGCGCCAACACCTGGTTATTATCGACGATTTTGGGCTGCAACCGCTTGATAACCCCAACCGGCTTGCTTTGCTTGAGATTATTGAAGACAGGCAAAATATAGGTTCTTTGATTGTAACCTCACAAATACCTATTGCTGGCTGGTATTCTGTTATCGGAGAAAAAACCATTGCCGATGCTATACTCGACCGGTTAATCCATCAATCCAACAGGATAGAACTAAGAGGTGAATCAATGAGAAGAAAACGTAAAAAAGAAGAGTAA